The sequence below is a genomic window from Pseudostreptobacillus hongkongensis.
TAAAACTCTCATCTTTTCTACATTATATCATATTTTTATTTTTTTAACTTTTTTAAATTGAATTGTTTTTTTATACAAATCATCTATTTATTATACTTTACTTATGTAACCTAGGGGTTGCGTTTGTTACTTTAAAGTGCAATTTGACAATAAAAACACCAATGTTTATAGGTGTTAGAGTATGGTTTGATTACTGTTTTTTGTCGAAAGGTGGGATACATACACCAAAGGAAGATAGGCAGACTTCTTATCATCTGCTATCTCCTCACAGTGGATATTAGTAAGAGCCTCATATGTTGTAAGGTCTGAATAAGCTTCATGATTAAACTTATCAATACCAGTATCTCTTAATCCTCCTGTTCGATAAATGGATAGATGCCTTCGTTCTTCAAAATGTCATAAAGGAAAAGTCTTCCCTTCTGAGTCCAGTAAGTATGCATCACACTTCTTCTTTCATCAATTGCGTAGGTACGAGACTGTGTGTATCCAAACTCGGAATAATGCTGATATAAAAGCCATGTCTTTCTAAACTTGTACTGAACCCCAAGTTTATGAAGTAACTCATTAAACTTTCGACCACTCATGCCATAGTCTTTTGCAATCTGTGTGATAGGAACTGTGTTTGTGTTCTGAAGAATGAGATCATAGTAACTTACCTTTGGCTGAAGTTCTGCAATATGCTGTCTCTGAACAAGTGCTAATGTTTCAAGCTGCTGTCTTCTCTCATGCTCTTCCTTAAGCTGAGTAAGTGCTGAAATTGCAAGATCAGGATTGCTAAGAATCTCATCAATCGCATACATACCATGGTTACGAATAGCCGAAAGAACTTCTGATATAACCCAATGCTTGAACTTCTTTGCATTAGGCATCTTGCTTGAAAGAATAAGACTGTAAAGACCTGACTCATTAATAAGGATTGTTTCCTTATCCTGGTTACCATCGAAAATCATAACCTTGTGTATGTCATCTTCATCAACGTGGCGGTTAATATCACGACTACCATTTTGGTATCCGAGGATATATGCCACATCCTTACCAACAAACATAATCTCACCGTTAACAGTTGCTGTTCTTACAGAGCCAAAGTCTGTGCTATTAAAAATTTGTAATTCCATGCGAATTACCTCCTTATAATTTCTTGAAGGTGTCACCCTCCTAACGTGTAGCCTTGGGA
It includes:
- a CDS encoding phage antirepressor; the protein is MELQIFNSTDFGSVRTATVNGEIMFVGKDVAYILGYQNGSRDINRHVDEDDIHKVMIFDGNQDKETILINESGLYSLILSSKMPNAKKFKHWVISEVLSAIRNHGMYAIDEILSNPDLAISALTQLKEEHERRQQLETLALVQRQHIAELQPKVSYYDLILQNTNTVPITQIAKDYGMSGRKFNELLHKLGVQYKFRKTWLLYQHYSEFGYTQSRTYAIDERRSVMHTYWTQKGRLFLYDILKNEGIYPFIEQED